The following are encoded in a window of Novosphingobium sp. ZN18A2 genomic DNA:
- a CDS encoding circularly permuted type 2 ATP-grasp protein, which produces MYTADGEVRPAYRRYCDWFENQDPKLMRRKGTEAEAFFRRTGITFNVYGQNDAEERLIPFDQVPRIISGNQWRRLSKGIEQRVRALNAFLHDLYHRQEIVRAGRLPLRLLAQNEAFLPQMVGFNPPGGVFTHIVGIDLVRTGEDEFMVLEDNARTPSGVSYMLENRETMMAMFPELFTKVRVREVSDYPRRLARSLAACAPPATSGKPVVAVLTPGIYNSAYYEHAFLADQMGAELVEGSDLRVQDGRIAMRTTRGYKPIDVLYRRVDDDYLDPLTFNPDSVLGVSGIMDVYRAGGITIANAPGTGIADDKAIYSFMPEIVEFYTGEKPLLPNVTTWRCSEPDSLAYVLDNISDLVVKEVHGSGGYGMLIGPTASKKEIARFTAKLKARPENYIAQPTLSLSTVPIFTRAGLAPRHVDLRPFVLVSPDRIDITPGGLTRVALKKGSLVVNSSQGGGTKDSWVLDD; this is translated from the coding sequence ATGTACACGGCGGACGGTGAAGTCCGGCCTGCCTACCGGCGCTACTGCGATTGGTTCGAAAATCAGGACCCCAAGCTGATGCGGCGCAAGGGGACAGAGGCCGAGGCCTTCTTTCGCCGCACCGGCATCACATTCAATGTCTATGGCCAGAACGATGCCGAAGAACGGTTGATTCCGTTCGACCAGGTGCCGCGCATCATCAGTGGCAACCAGTGGCGGCGGCTGTCGAAGGGGATCGAGCAGCGGGTGCGCGCGCTCAATGCGTTCCTGCACGACCTGTATCACCGGCAGGAGATCGTCCGCGCCGGCCGCCTGCCGCTGCGCCTGCTGGCGCAGAACGAGGCATTCCTGCCGCAGATGGTGGGCTTCAACCCGCCGGGCGGCGTCTTTACCCACATCGTCGGCATCGACCTTGTCCGCACGGGCGAGGACGAGTTCATGGTGCTTGAGGACAATGCGCGCACGCCATCGGGCGTTTCGTACATGCTCGAGAACCGCGAAACGATGATGGCGATGTTCCCCGAACTGTTCACCAAGGTCCGCGTGCGCGAGGTTTCGGACTATCCGCGCCGGCTGGCCCGCAGCCTTGCCGCCTGCGCGCCGCCCGCCACCAGCGGCAAGCCGGTGGTCGCGGTGCTGACGCCGGGCATCTACAATTCCGCCTATTACGAACACGCCTTCCTGGCCGACCAGATGGGGGCCGAACTGGTCGAAGGCAGCGACCTTCGCGTTCAGGACGGGCGCATCGCGATGCGCACCACGCGCGGTTACAAGCCGATCGACGTGCTCTATCGCCGGGTGGACGACGATTACCTCGATCCGCTTACCTTCAACCCGGACAGCGTGCTGGGCGTGTCGGGCATCATGGACGTCTATCGCGCGGGGGGCATCACCATCGCCAACGCGCCGGGCACGGGTATTGCCGACGACAAGGCGATCTATTCCTTCATGCCCGAGATCGTGGAGTTCTATACCGGCGAAAAACCGCTGCTCCCCAACGTCACCACGTGGCGCTGTTCGGAACCGGATTCGCTGGCCTATGTGCTCGACAACATTTCCGATCTGGTGGTGAAGGAAGTCCACGGTTCGGGCGGCTATGGCATGCTGATCGGGCCGACCGCTTCGAAGAAGGAAATCGCCCGGTTCACCGCGAAGCTGAAGGCCAGGCCCGAAAACTATATCGCCCAGCCCACGCTTTCGCTTTCCACCGTGCCGATCTTCACCAGGGCCGGGCTTGCGCCGCGGCACGTGGACCTGCGGCCCTTCGTGCTGGTTTCGCCCGACCGGATCGATATCACGCCGGGCGGGCTGACGCGGGTGGCGCTGAAGAAGGGCAGCCTCGTGGTCAACTCGTCGCAAGGCGGCGGGACCAAGGACAGCTGGGTGCTCGATGACTGA
- a CDS encoding proteasome-type protease, translating into MTYCVGMVLDRGLVLMSDTRTNSGVDNISVFRKMQTWSVPGERFIAIMTAGNLATTQAVISQLEERNKTPNERRPSILEAETMFQVATLVGNLLRDTIAGRNEAAGQSAEKPMFSASLILAGQIAGMEPRLFLIYPEGNFIEASFDTPFFQIGETKYGRPIIIRAYDPAMSFEDAVKLLMVSFDSTLKANLSVGLPLDLLVMERDNFEPLHERRIAADDPYFHAISSGWGEALKLAFDSLPDYKLDAPTSVLAE; encoded by the coding sequence ATGACGTATTGTGTTGGCATGGTGCTCGACCGCGGGCTCGTATTGATGAGCGACACGCGAACGAATTCCGGCGTCGACAACATCTCCGTGTTCCGCAAGATGCAGACCTGGTCCGTGCCGGGCGAACGCTTCATCGCGATCATGACGGCGGGCAACCTTGCGACGACGCAGGCGGTGATCAGCCAGCTGGAAGAACGCAACAAGACGCCAAACGAGCGCCGGCCTTCCATCCTTGAGGCGGAAACGATGTTCCAGGTCGCGACGCTGGTGGGCAACCTGCTGCGCGACACGATTGCCGGGCGGAACGAGGCTGCGGGTCAGTCTGCGGAAAAGCCGATGTTCTCCGCATCGCTGATCCTTGCCGGACAGATCGCGGGCATGGAGCCGCGGCTGTTCCTGATCTATCCCGAAGGCAATTTCATCGAAGCCTCGTTCGACACGCCCTTCTTCCAGATCGGAGAGACCAAGTACGGGCGACCGATCATCATCCGCGCCTACGATCCGGCGATGTCGTTCGAGGATGCGGTCAAGCTGTTGATGGTCAGCTTCGATTCCACGCTCAAGGCCAACCTTTCGGTGGGCCTGCCGCTCGACCTTCTGGTGATGGAGCGCGACAATTTCGAACCGTTGCACGAACGGCGGATCGCAGCGGACGACCCTTATTTCCACGCGATTTCGTCGGGCTGGGGCGAGGCGCTGAAACTCGCGTTCGATTCGCTGCCCGACTACAAGCTGGATGCGCCGACGTCGGTTTTGGCCGAATAG
- a CDS encoding transglutaminase family protein, producing MRLAIDHVTHYRFSGPLKHGLQRLRLTPKHTSGQRVVKWDMVFEGARLEVEYEDHNYNHVSLVSIDEGASEMTIRCTGLVDTADESGIIGRHSGFLPLWHFLRPTELTKAGPKLRALLGEVDRGGDPLPMLHALSAAIRDAVTYETGQTHSATTSEEALDAGHGVCQDHAHIFIAACRAMDIPARYVSGYLMMDDRVEQDAGHAWAEAHVDHIGWIGFDISNGISPDARYVRIATGSDYREAAPVTGIRFGAHEEELHVSLAVEQQRMEQ from the coding sequence ATGCGCCTCGCCATCGACCACGTGACCCACTACCGCTTTTCCGGGCCGTTGAAGCACGGGCTTCAGCGCCTGCGGCTTACGCCCAAGCACACCTCCGGCCAGCGCGTTGTGAAGTGGGACATGGTGTTCGAAGGCGCGCGGCTGGAAGTGGAATATGAAGACCACAACTACAACCACGTCTCGCTCGTCTCGATAGACGAAGGCGCTTCGGAAATGACGATCCGCTGCACCGGCCTTGTCGATACTGCCGACGAATCCGGCATCATCGGGCGCCATTCGGGATTTCTGCCGCTGTGGCACTTCCTGCGGCCGACCGAATTGACCAAGGCCGGACCGAAGCTGCGCGCGCTGCTGGGCGAGGTCGATCGCGGAGGGGACCCGCTGCCCATGCTCCACGCGCTGTCAGCCGCGATCCGCGATGCGGTGACATACGAAACGGGGCAGACCCATTCGGCAACCACATCGGAAGAGGCGCTGGATGCCGGGCACGGGGTTTGCCAGGACCACGCGCATATCTTCATCGCGGCGTGCCGGGCGATGGACATTCCCGCGCGCTATGTCAGCGGCTACCTGATGATGGATGACCGGGTGGAACAGGACGCCGGGCACGCCTGGGCCGAAGCGCATGTCGACCATATCGGCTGGATCGGCTTCGACATTTCCAACGGGATCAGCCCCGATGCGCGCTATGTGCGCATCGCCACCGGCAGCGACTATCGCGAGGCTGCCCCCGTTACCGGTATCCGCTTCGGCGCGCACGAAGAGGAACTTCACGTCTCGCTTGCGGTCGAGCAGCAGCGTATGGAACAATAA
- a CDS encoding LuxR C-terminal-related transcriptional regulator: MIDRLKIHIVDSQSARRAQLARLAFTAGCHAEIYADRAELLAHAPSDGVILAFDSGEGDPVRPVIEGLADKGGWLPLVMFAANIETDRVVAAIKAGALDYLSLPLDVGPLRASLERVEAEADSMRVQRERAAEARERISRLSAREREVLDRLAAGLSNKAIARELDISPRTVEIHRMKMMGKLGAHHAADVVRLRIEAVGMDDIAA; this comes from the coding sequence ATGATTGATCGCCTGAAAATCCACATCGTCGATAGCCAGTCCGCCCGCCGCGCGCAGCTGGCTCGCCTTGCCTTTACCGCCGGGTGCCATGCCGAGATCTATGCCGACCGGGCGGAATTGCTCGCCCATGCCCCGTCTGACGGGGTGATACTGGCGTTCGATTCCGGTGAAGGCGATCCCGTCCGGCCCGTAATCGAAGGGCTGGCCGACAAGGGGGGCTGGCTGCCGCTGGTGATGTTCGCCGCCAATATCGAGACCGACCGGGTCGTGGCCGCGATCAAGGCGGGCGCGCTGGACTATCTGTCGCTGCCGCTCGACGTCGGCCCGCTGCGCGCCTCGCTGGAACGCGTGGAGGCAGAAGCGGACAGCATGCGCGTGCAGCGAGAAAGGGCGGCCGAAGCGCGCGAGAGGATATCGCGCCTGTCCGCGCGCGAACGCGAAGTGCTGGACAGGCTGGCCGCGGGCCTCAGCAACAAGGCCATCGCGCGTGAGCTGGATATCAGCCCGCGCACGGTGGAAATCCACCGCATGAAGATGATGGGCAAGCTGGGCGCGCACCACGCGGCCGACGTGGTTCGCCTGCGCATCGAAGCGGTGGGCATGGACGATATCGCCGCGTGA
- a CDS encoding alpha/beta hydrolase: protein MQNLQHWGEKLAAFGSDISRRNALALQPHPEQAHKPPLRRMLGELGSPAEVWGEMLRRRRAGQAYARAAIPRPVMLLPGFGTRPSRMHHMARSLENAGHRVSDWGLGFNLGPTEERFDLLLSRIEAMARKEREPLALVGWSLGGIFAREAARHAPASICKVITMGTPFSGHRRANNAWRAYQWVTGHEVENAPVASDLAPKPPVPTIAIWSPRDGVVHPRSACGRAGERDRAIPVRCNHLSFASHPGVIVEVLRQLDVDE from the coding sequence ATGCAGAACCTTCAGCATTGGGGCGAGAAGCTGGCCGCGTTCGGCAGCGACATTTCGCGACGCAACGCGCTGGCACTGCAGCCGCATCCCGAACAGGCGCACAAGCCGCCGCTGCGCAGGATGTTGGGAGAGCTGGGCTCTCCGGCGGAAGTGTGGGGCGAGATGCTGCGCCGCCGCCGCGCCGGGCAGGCCTATGCCCGGGCCGCAATCCCGCGCCCGGTCATGCTGCTGCCGGGATTCGGCACCCGGCCCTCACGCATGCATCACATGGCGCGGTCGCTGGAAAACGCGGGACACCGCGTGAGCGACTGGGGGCTGGGTTTCAACCTGGGGCCGACCGAGGAACGCTTCGACCTCCTGCTGTCGCGGATCGAGGCGATGGCGCGCAAGGAGCGTGAACCGCTGGCGCTGGTCGGGTGGAGCCTTGGCGGCATCTTCGCGCGCGAAGCGGCGCGCCATGCGCCCGCGTCGATCTGCAAGGTCATCACCATGGGGACGCCGTTTTCCGGGCATCGCCGCGCCAACAACGCATGGCGCGCCTATCAGTGGGTGACCGGCCACGAAGTGGAAAACGCGCCGGTCGCCAGCGACCTGGCGCCGAAGCCGCCGGTGCCGACGATCGCGATATGGAGCCCGCGCGACGGCGTGGTCCACCCGCGGTCCGCCTGCGGCCGGGCGGGAGAGCGCGACCGCGCGATCCCGGTCCGTTGCAACCACCTGTCCTTCGCCAGCCATCCCGGCGTGATCGTCGAAGTGCTGCGCCAGCTTGATGTCGACGAATGA
- a CDS encoding CHAP domain-containing protein produces MKALTCTIAVMLALGAAPAHAAPIAPGVIDGPDDGASDQPYLQCVPYARQVSGIQIHGDAWTWWDQAEGRYKRGSVPEVGAVMSFKPYGAMQLGHVAAVSKVIDSRTVLLRHANWSPINGRRGQIEDDVRAVDVSPDNDWSEVRVWFAPINALGTTHWPVNGFIYPEKALKTDSPMTLADARPTREPARQQRASLIGDDFLKGIPADSPSRRAQAPRNLLASDDRYTPARPQRRVAAAQSARGGNDPIGQIISRISR; encoded by the coding sequence ATGAAGGCACTTACCTGCACGATTGCGGTCATGCTTGCGCTGGGCGCCGCGCCCGCCCATGCCGCGCCGATTGCGCCCGGCGTGATCGACGGGCCGGACGACGGCGCCAGCGACCAGCCCTATCTGCAGTGCGTGCCCTATGCCCGGCAGGTTTCGGGCATACAGATTCATGGCGATGCCTGGACCTGGTGGGACCAGGCCGAGGGGCGTTACAAGCGCGGTTCCGTTCCCGAAGTCGGCGCGGTCATGAGCTTCAAGCCCTATGGCGCGATGCAACTCGGCCATGTCGCGGCGGTCAGCAAGGTGATCGATTCGCGCACGGTGCTGCTGCGTCACGCCAACTGGTCCCCGATCAACGGACGGCGCGGCCAGATAGAGGATGACGTGCGCGCAGTCGACGTTTCGCCGGACAACGACTGGAGCGAGGTGCGCGTATGGTTCGCGCCGATAAACGCCCTTGGCACGACGCACTGGCCGGTGAACGGATTCATCTATCCGGAAAAGGCGCTGAAAACCGATTCGCCCATGACGCTGGCCGATGCCCGCCCCACGCGTGAGCCGGCGCGCCAGCAGCGGGCATCGCTGATCGGCGACGATTTCCTGAAAGGTATCCCAGCCGATTCGCCATCGCGACGGGCGCAGGCCCCGCGCAACCTGCTGGCTTCGGACGATCGTTACACCCCGGCCCGGCCGCAGCGGCGCGTGGCCGCGGCGCAATCGGCACGCGGTGGCAACGACCCGATCGGCCAGATCATCTCGCGCATTTCGCGCTGA
- a CDS encoding extensin family protein, translating to MRRTLAILPAMALLSGCIDVPQPQQRQAVHQSTARFTPAPQERQCLSRLGMTHADFTPLPDRYYGAGCSTLNTVQIASLRSDEGLLALTRLGPVSCPLANTFAGWARYGVDRAAQQILGSPLVRIETFGSYNCRNVAGSGRRSAHATANAIDVSGFVLADGRRITVKDDWSGGTAAERRFLRVIHESACKRFGTVLSPDYNAAHADHFHVEVDEGGASFCR from the coding sequence ATGCGACGCACTCTTGCCATCCTGCCCGCGATGGCCCTGTTGAGCGGCTGCATCGATGTCCCGCAGCCGCAACAGCGCCAGGCCGTGCACCAGTCGACCGCGCGGTTCACACCCGCGCCGCAAGAACGGCAATGCCTTTCGCGTCTGGGAATGACCCACGCGGATTTCACGCCCTTGCCGGACCGGTATTACGGTGCGGGATGTTCAACGCTGAACACGGTGCAGATCGCATCCTTGCGCAGCGACGAAGGTTTGCTTGCGCTCACCCGGCTGGGGCCGGTCTCCTGTCCTCTGGCCAATACTTTCGCCGGGTGGGCGCGCTATGGCGTGGACCGGGCGGCGCAGCAGATTCTGGGCAGTCCGCTGGTGCGGATCGAGACGTTCGGCAGCTACAACTGCCGCAACGTCGCCGGAAGCGGCCGCCGCTCTGCCCACGCCACCGCCAATGCGATCGACGTTTCCGGATTTGTGCTGGCCGACGGACGCCGCATCACCGTGAAGGACGACTGGTCGGGCGGCACAGCGGCCGAACGCAGGTTCCTGCGCGTGATCCACGAAAGCGCCTGCAAGCGATTCGGCACCGTGCTGAGCCCCGATTACAACGCCGCCCATGCCGACCATTTCCACGTAGAGGTGGACGAAGGCGGCGCGTCCTTCTGCCGTTGA
- a CDS encoding DUF983 domain-containing protein, with product MPDQTLATTHLPQSASQAMLRGAKGKCPRCEGAPLFRKFLKPVDRCRACGQDWTLHSADDFPPYVAILVTGHLMAPVMIEMGQTSLPLWAMIAIVASLAVAMMLGMLQPVKGAIIAMQWWMGLSGFAGASGKAEAAAGAPTG from the coding sequence ATGCCTGACCAGACCCTTGCAACCACGCACCTGCCGCAAAGCGCTTCACAAGCCATGCTGCGCGGCGCGAAAGGCAAATGCCCGCGCTGCGAAGGCGCGCCGCTGTTCCGCAAGTTCCTGAAGCCGGTGGATCGTTGCCGTGCCTGTGGGCAGGACTGGACCCTGCACTCGGCAGACGATTTCCCGCCCTACGTCGCGATCCTTGTCACCGGTCACCTGATGGCGCCGGTGATGATCGAGATGGGGCAGACCTCGCTTCCTCTGTGGGCGATGATCGCCATTGTCGCGTCGCTGGCGGTGGCCATGATGCTGGGCATGCTGCAACCCGTGAAGGGCGCGATCATCGCCATGCAGTGGTGGATGGGATTGAGCGGGTTCGCGGGTGCGTCGGGCAAGGCCGAAGCGGCAGCCGGCGCGCCGACCGGATAG
- a CDS encoding alpha-E domain-containing protein, whose amino-acid sequence MLGRSANGVFWMFRYLERAENTARLVDAGFRMALTRDEMDADVEWRSVVITLGQQAAYEAKFGDTYTGPDVFNFILRDRDNPGNILAMCENARINARMVRAGITRELWEAVNELWMNVKDLLSRPVRETNLGTVLDTIRRYSTQVRGAMMGSMLRNEIFNFARLGKFIERADNTARLLDVKYYVLLPSVSYVGSSLDNVQWDMILRSVSGERAYRWLNSGGMDARSIAEFLILDGRFPRSLAFCYSKIQSNLAALAREYGGEMDSHAILRDTQSRLHALTIDEIFEQGLHEFIAEFLAHNQKLARQVQSDYRFYE is encoded by the coding sequence ATGCTAGGCCGCTCCGCCAACGGCGTGTTCTGGATGTTCCGCTATCTGGAGCGGGCGGAGAACACCGCGCGGCTGGTTGACGCGGGCTTCCGCATGGCGCTGACCCGCGACGAGATGGACGCCGATGTCGAATGGCGATCGGTGGTGATTACGCTGGGCCAGCAGGCAGCCTACGAAGCGAAGTTCGGCGATACCTATACCGGCCCCGACGTGTTCAACTTCATCCTGCGCGACCGGGACAATCCCGGCAATATCCTGGCGATGTGCGAAAACGCGCGCATCAATGCCCGCATGGTGCGCGCCGGCATCACGCGCGAGCTGTGGGAAGCGGTGAACGAGCTGTGGATGAACGTGAAGGACCTGCTGTCCCGGCCGGTGCGCGAAACCAACCTCGGCACGGTTTTGGACACGATCCGCCGGTATTCCACGCAGGTGCGCGGCGCGATGATGGGATCGATGCTGCGCAACGAGATTTTCAATTTCGCGCGACTGGGCAAGTTCATAGAGCGCGCGGACAACACCGCGCGCCTGCTGGACGTGAAATACTATGTGCTGCTGCCCTCGGTCTCTTATGTCGGATCGAGTCTCGACAACGTGCAGTGGGACATGATCCTGCGGTCCGTTTCGGGCGAACGCGCATACCGCTGGCTCAATTCGGGCGGCATGGACGCGCGCAGCATTGCCGAGTTCCTGATCCTTGACGGTCGGTTTCCGCGCAGCCTTGCCTTCTGCTATTCCAAGATCCAGTCGAACCTTGCCGCGCTGGCGCGCGAATACGGAGGCGAGATGGACAGCCACGCGATCCTGCGGGACACGCAAAGCCGCCTTCACGCACTGACCATCGACGAGATTTTCGAACAGGGCCTGCACGAATTCATCGCCGAATTCCTCGCACACAACCAGAAGCTCGCCAGGCAGGTGCAGAGCGACTACCGGTTCTACGAATAG
- a CDS encoding phosphoserine transaminase produces MTEHTRPARKPARPYFSSGPCAKPPVWTPEKLNTDSLGRSHRARIGKARLAYCIDLMREVLGLPDTHRIGIVPGSDTGAFEMAMWTMLGARGVTTLAWESFGEGWVTDAVKQLKLEPTVMRADYGQLPDLDKVDWSDDVLFTWNGTTSGVRVPDGEWIPDDREGLSFADATSAVFAYDIPWDKIDVATFSWQKVLGGEGAHGVLILGPRAVERLESYTPAWPLPKVFRLTKGGKLTEGVFKGETINTPSMLAVEDAILSLEWAKEIGGLEGMKARCNANAEALEKIVAERSWLSHLAEDKGIRSKTSVCLSVEGADTDFIKKFAALLEAEGAAYDVAGYRDAPPGLRIWCGATVDAADVEALGPWLDWAWASLKA; encoded by the coding sequence ATGACTGAACATACCCGTCCGGCGCGCAAACCCGCGCGTCCGTATTTCTCTTCCGGACCCTGCGCGAAGCCGCCTGTCTGGACCCCTGAAAAACTCAACACCGATTCGCTCGGCCGTTCGCACCGCGCCAGGATCGGCAAGGCGCGCCTTGCCTATTGCATCGACCTGATGCGCGAAGTGCTGGGCCTGCCCGATACGCATCGCATCGGCATCGTGCCCGGTTCGGATACCGGCGCCTTCGAAATGGCGATGTGGACCATGCTCGGCGCGCGCGGCGTGACGACGCTTGCCTGGGAAAGCTTCGGTGAAGGTTGGGTCACCGATGCGGTCAAGCAGCTCAAGCTCGAACCCACGGTGATGCGCGCCGATTACGGCCAGCTTCCCGATCTCGACAAGGTCGACTGGTCGGACGACGTGCTGTTCACCTGGAACGGCACCACCAGCGGCGTGCGCGTTCCCGACGGCGAATGGATTCCCGACGATCGCGAAGGGCTTTCGTTCGCGGACGCGACCAGCGCCGTGTTCGCTTACGACATCCCGTGGGACAAGATCGATGTCGCCACTTTCTCGTGGCAGAAGGTGCTGGGCGGCGAGGGCGCGCACGGCGTGCTGATCCTTGGCCCGCGCGCGGTGGAGCGGCTGGAAAGCTATACCCCTGCATGGCCGCTTCCCAAGGTTTTCCGCCTGACCAAGGGCGGCAAGCTGACCGAAGGCGTGTTCAAGGGCGAAACGATCAACACGCCCTCGATGCTGGCCGTGGAAGACGCGATCCTCTCGCTCGAATGGGCGAAGGAGATCGGCGGGCTGGAAGGCATGAAGGCGCGTTGCAACGCCAATGCCGAAGCGCTTGAAAAGATCGTGGCGGAGCGCAGCTGGCTGAGCCACCTGGCCGAAGACAAGGGCATCCGTTCGAAGACGTCTGTCTGCCTCTCGGTCGAAGGTGCGGATACGGACTTCATCAAGAAGTTCGCGGCCCTGCTCGAAGCAGAGGGTGCGGCCTATGACGTGGCCGGATACCGCGATGCCCCGCCGGGCCTGCGCATCTGGTGCGGCGCGACCGTGGATGCGGCCGATGTAGAGGCCCTCGGCCCCTGGCTCGACTGGGCCTGGGCTTCGCTCAAGGCCTGA
- a CDS encoding DUF3617 domain-containing protein, translating into MRRSALIAALPLAVLALGACSKEKSIEAHNESPESVASKVAEAGAMRFTPGRWEMTMKIDKLDLGDAPPEAKKMIAGMMGKERTVTSCLTKEEAEKPTPKFFGEKSDNCSYEHFTMGGGKIDARLDCKGETGLQSVTMNGSYTPDSYQMQVQSMGNAHSGMKMDMQMSMNAKHVGACTGKEDS; encoded by the coding sequence ATGCGTCGTTCCGCCCTGATTGCAGCGCTCCCGCTTGCCGTTCTCGCGCTTGGCGCGTGCAGCAAGGAAAAATCGATCGAGGCGCACAACGAATCACCGGAAAGCGTGGCCAGCAAGGTGGCGGAAGCCGGAGCGATGCGGTTCACGCCCGGGCGCTGGGAAATGACGATGAAGATCGACAAGCTGGACCTTGGTGACGCGCCGCCCGAAGCGAAGAAGATGATCGCGGGGATGATGGGCAAGGAACGCACCGTCACCTCGTGCCTGACAAAGGAAGAGGCGGAAAAGCCGACGCCCAAGTTCTTCGGCGAAAAGTCTGACAACTGTTCCTACGAACACTTCACGATGGGCGGCGGCAAGATCGACGCGCGGCTGGATTGCAAGGGCGAAACCGGCCTGCAATCGGTGACGATGAACGGAAGTTACACGCCGGACAGCTACCAGATGCAGGTCCAGAGCATGGGCAACGCCCACTCGGGCATGAAAATGGACATGCAGATGTCGATGAACGCAAAGCACGTGGGCGCTTGCACGGGCAAGGAAGACAGCTGA
- the der gene encoding ribosome biogenesis GTPase Der yields the protein MLPQVIIIGRPNVGKSTLFNRLVGKRLALVDDQPGVTRDRRFGEASLLGLDFTIVDTAGWEDEDAESLPGRMRQQTEASLKGADVALFVVDARAGVTPLDEEIARYLRTSSVPIVLVANKAEGRAGDAGLFEAFSLGFGEPVAFSAEHGEGMGDLFEALLPHLDDKQVESEEKGEDEEEYDPKATLKLAIVGRPNAGKSTLINRLLNEERLLTGPEAGITRDSIAIDWKWADPKSGEARDIRLIDTAGMRKKAQVTDKLEKLAVADARHAIDFAEVVVLLLDATRGLEHQDLKIASMVLEEGRALIIAINKWDVAEDASALFNGVRAALDEGLAQVRGVPLLSVSARTGKGLDQLISTAFDIRDSWSKRVPTSALNRWFDDALAANPPPAPGGKRIKLRYITQAKTRPPGFVLFGTRLDQLPASYQRYLVNGIRRELGFEAVPVRLTLRSPKNPFARK from the coding sequence ATGCTACCGCAGGTCATCATCATCGGCCGCCCCAACGTGGGCAAGTCCACGCTGTTCAACCGGCTTGTCGGCAAGCGCCTTGCGCTGGTGGACGACCAGCCGGGCGTCACGCGTGATCGCCGCTTCGGCGAAGCGAGCCTGCTGGGCCTCGATTTCACCATCGTCGATACCGCAGGCTGGGAAGACGAGGACGCCGAAAGCCTGCCCGGCCGGATGCGCCAGCAGACGGAAGCTTCGCTGAAGGGGGCGGACGTGGCGTTGTTCGTGGTCGACGCGCGCGCCGGCGTGACGCCGCTGGACGAGGAAATCGCCCGCTATCTGCGCACAAGTTCGGTGCCCATCGTGCTTGTCGCCAACAAGGCGGAAGGCCGCGCGGGCGATGCCGGCCTGTTCGAGGCGTTCTCGCTTGGCTTCGGTGAACCCGTGGCGTTTTCGGCCGAACATGGCGAGGGCATGGGCGACCTGTTCGAGGCGTTGCTGCCGCACCTGGATGACAAGCAGGTGGAGTCGGAAGAAAAGGGCGAGGACGAAGAGGAATACGATCCCAAGGCAACGCTGAAGCTTGCCATCGTCGGGCGGCCCAACGCGGGCAAGTCCACGCTGATCAACCGCCTTTTGAACGAAGAGCGCCTGCTGACCGGGCCGGAAGCGGGGATCACACGAGATTCGATTGCGATCGACTGGAAATGGGCCGATCCGAAAAGCGGCGAAGCGCGCGATATCCGGCTGATCGATACCGCCGGAATGCGCAAGAAGGCACAAGTCACCGACAAGCTGGAAAAACTCGCCGTGGCCGATGCGCGCCACGCGATCGATTTTGCCGAAGTGGTGGTCCTGTTGCTGGATGCGACGCGCGGGCTGGAACACCAGGACCTGAAGATCGCGTCCATGGTGCTGGAAGAAGGGCGCGCGCTGATCATCGCCATCAACAAGTGGGACGTGGCGGAAGACGCATCCGCCCTGTTCAACGGCGTTCGCGCGGCGCTTGACGAAGGGCTGGCGCAAGTGCGCGGCGTGCCGCTGCTTTCGGTTTCCGCGCGAACCGGCAAGGGGTTGGACCAGCTGATTTCCACCGCCTTCGACATCCGCGATTCCTGGTCGAAGCGGGTGCCCACATCGGCGCTCAATCGCTGGTTCGACGATGCGCTGGCCGCCAACCCGCCCCCGGCGCCGGGGGGCAAGCGGATAAAGCTGCGGTATATCACCCAGGCCAAGACCCGCCCGCCGGGTTTCGTGTTGTTCGGCACGCGGCTTGACCAGCTTCCGGCAAGCTATCAGCGCTATCTCGTCAACGGCATCCGGCGCGAACTCGGGTTCGAAGCGGTGCCCGTGCGCCTTACGCTGCGCAGCCCGAAAAACCCCTTCGCCAGGAAGTGA